aggggtggggagAGGAGCCCGCTGTTGCCCCACTGGCCACGCTGTCGCCCCGGTACCACGAGCAGGATATTCCCAAACAGCTGGAGGCAGCAGATATATGCTGCTGCGCCCCCGCGCTGGGGCCCTCCCCAAAATGGACCGGTGCGAAGTGGTCACCTGGTTATTTTCAGCGCGTCACTGGCTCGTCTCCAATTAGAGTTTCTCGTCGGAGGAGCGCAgcggtgtgccccccccccccctccaatcctCCCGTCAGAGGACTTTTAGagtaaaagtaaataagaaTAAACGGCCAAACAGCGCTGCGCTGAGTAATGAGCACGTGTTTTGCCCGCAAAGCGAACACATTCCAGCCGTGTGTCGGCTCGCCATTGTCCATTTGCGCTGCGCTGCGCACCGCCCCCCAGCCCCCTCCCAGGGCACGCGTCTCCAGCAGCGTCTCCTACTGCGGCGCTCTCCGGAGGTGTTCCCCTGTTTTGGATCATACCGTTCGGCGGCTACACGCATCCCAGGTTCATCACACCTCTCCCGTTACCTCCCTGAAACCGGCGACACGTTGGCGCGCGGCGACCTCTGGTGGCGGCGGCGCGCCATGACGCTCCATGACGCGCACGTGTCACACAACACTACCTTTGTTTTATTCGTTTATTCCGATCAGACCAGGGAGCTAAAGTTGATGACAGCCCGTGACAGGCTGGATGCTTTGAAGTAGATTCAATCGGCAGCTTCGTTCGCATGTCGTATGGTTTCTATATTATGTTGTGGTTTCTTATCGGTGGCGTTCTATTCTAATTTGACATTTCGCTTTAATTATTATGACgatcaaatattttcatttaactATTTTAATCAAATCTTCTTTGATTGTGATACAtttctattgtgttgtgttggcCAGACTCCACTTTCATTGCTCGAGGTGTCGCTCTCGGGAGTCAGCTGCTCCATGAGACAAGAAGCCCACAATAACTCCGGAAAATGGcccattttcttttcaaaataaaataaatcctgtGCCGCTTTCTGCTTAAGGGGCCATTGTTTGTGTAAATATGGGCACTACGTTGTGTCTTTGGGTGTTACGTTCCTTCTTCCTTGTGCGTTTTTATTAGCTTATCAATCACAATTAACATCATATAGTCATAGACTTTAGCGGAAAACTGTTTTATGTTAAAGGGTTGAACCGGAAATCATGTGTATGTTCAAAGGCTAACTTGAAGAGAAATAGCAACGTCCGACTTTGTAACTGTCAGGATTAGGCCCGGCTTCTTATAAAGAACATTTTCCATCACGCCAGCAACAGCAGGACGGATGTTGATCtttgtcatcttcatcatctcatTAACATCTGACACCCCGGGGTGAGTCTCGAGTCCGTCAATCAACGTCATCGCAGTTTGATGTGTGCGTACAACAGGAGCCCAGAATGCTTCCTCCTTTCCAACGCAGGTTCCCTTTGCACTGCACATTCTCAGTTTATTGATGAGACCAAATCAAGTCAGAGCACGAGAGGCCAGTCCAAGTTTATTGATACCGGCATGTcgtcagaggaggaggggggggtaaagacCTTCTGTGTTGATCTGCATCTCATCAAGTCAGGCAtacacatttgttttacttgAAGTAATAATAACGTAGCGGTGTTCATGGGAAACCCTGTTAGGGCTTTCACGTTTcaagtatttttttcaattaaacCGAATAAATGCATTTCAGTTGAGTAAGGAGAACCCTCATATGCTTTTATTCTCGTATGGTACTGAAATACTGCACTGGAGTAAATTGACCTCATGGTTGAGCTTAATCAAATGACAACACAAACCCCAGAAGCGTTGTTGCAACAGGATTTCTGCCTCACAGTTATTTTCCTTCACTCTTCCCACACGCCAGTGTTGCAGTGATTGTACAATCCTCTCAGGATGCTCTCTCCTCACAGCACCGtgcccccccgtctctctctccctccgtgcaGTGCAGTGGGGCCAATAAGCGGCGGATGCGGCTGGCGCCCGGCTGCGGGCGGCCCTCTCAATGGTCTCTCCCACTATGAAAGCGTTGGTGGATGCCGCCTGGTTGGTGTGGAGCGTCGGGGCCTCCGTCTATGACTACATCCACACCAACGCCATGGAGGAGCGCATTAACACCCTGGAGGATGTCATCACAGTCCACCAGTGTGCCATCGGGCTTCTGTCCGCCGGCATTTTGGTGCTCTTCACCTACATCCTCCTCAAGAAGCTCTGAGGAGGGTGTGAAGCAAACACTGACCACACAGATGCTACATCTTCCTAATACATCTAAATCTTTCTCAGGTTTGATACAAAGAAATAGTTGGCATAGAAAAATGATTTTAGAAGCAGTAAACTGGTCaatgtgtgttattttaatAGATACTAGTTAAGTAAAACGCCTTATACTTAAAGCTTTTAGTATGCGTCATGGTACTTCACCTATTTGCTAAAGGGATCATTATTTTTTGTAACAAATCTCTAAATGTTTTCATCCGATCCGTCCATGTGAACGGTACATGTCAGGAACGCCTTGATCCAAAGTCTTCAATCTGCCACAAAGGTCCACGTGGACTCAAGGTTGAACCGACTAGTTTGGTGAGTAAGAGTCCAGCTTACCGTGACCTGAAATGAATTCCATGTTTTAAGTATGCTAATTGTCAGTTCCACCCAAATGATATCTGACATATGGCTGTAAACTGTTGTCTTATGAAAGAAATCACATCTTAAAATGCCTTGATAGAACTGTATGGGTGCATTATTTGTATTAGAGTCCATTATCTATTTATATAAACCTTTTACCTCGTAGTTGATAGATTCCACTGTtggcacacaaaacaaattgagGTTTTTGGTGTTAACTATTGAAATGTCTAACCAGTGCTGCTTGATATTTATGGATATGTTCTTTTTAAGGCTGTATTTCTTACCATGAAAGTGAATCTTAATCATTTTAACTTAACTAACCTGCAAAGAGAAAAGTTGTGTTTTATTGACTACTAATGTTGTGTATCCCGagttttctgtgtgcatttactTCCATCGTCTCAGATGGACCAAAACAGAGAAACACCAAGAATAAAACGGTTTTAATATATTGTCATGGCAACATAACGAGTGTCCTCTCAAAGAGTCAAATTAAGGTTGAATTCATCTGAAACTGCACATTCTTACAATACAACATGTGACCAGCATCAGTCTGGTATGAAATGCAGCACCAATGGCTGTAAATGAAACGGGAAAGTTTGAATTACAATTGTATGATGTAGAATACGGCTGCAAGTATCAGAAGCTTAATCAATAACAACTTATTTTTAAATGGACAGCAAACTTCAGAAATTGAGTTGCTTTCAACTGGAAAATTGAAGTATTACAAAGGGTTCGAGCAGCGACCGTTTCCAGGACCGGGGGGGGGCAACACCTGCTCCTCCGCCCGATGAACTTCTCCACAGATTGTGAACGTACTGCGGCGCCTCATAAGTGTCCGGTCTGAAACAGCGTGTACTTATAAGTGAAGCTCTCCACGCTCGCCCCCTCCAGGAACTTCATGGCTCTCCAGTGGATCTTGCCGCAGTTCTCTGGCTGTCCGAGGGGACCCAGCTCCTCCTGGATGTACTGCAGCCACAGATCTTTGgcaaaataacagaaaacatttgaatattcaaaaactagaagaaaaaaacagcactgtTTGTTTGATGGAAACTTTGTATGTCACTGGTACTTGATTAACCAGAtattgtgattaaatattttcAACTAATGCAGCTTTAAGGCCTCACCATCATCCGAGGTACCGAACTCCTGCAGGGCTCTCTCATAGTAGTCCCTCAGACTGTTCATCTTGGGAGTCTCCTGGAATATACAGAAAGTGTTATCACACTGGTCTCTGCTTACTGCTAACCCAAGTCCACCATCTGCCGCCGCAATTCCTTTTTTAAGTCTTCTGAAACATTCAGAGTCAATATTATGTGTTCTCCACCTAAATCCTGACCGAGGAGCAGTTGTGCCGAACGTACTTGTTCCTTCTCGATCTCAATcatcctggtgaagaaggccTTGGACAACGGACGGTTTTCTTTCAAGCtggataagaaaaaaaatatcattACAGCTTTGTCACAAGAAACTTCTGAGTCTATTTCGCATTCCAGGCAGTGTTTTTCCTCCAAATCCCATTGCATTCCTGTTGCCACTATTTATCATTGAAATAAACAACACCAAGAGCGAagggatttttttaattttttttacctcGTAAAGGTCGTCCTTGCTTTCTTGTAGCCTCCAGTGGAGTACGACCAATCGAGGTAGCTCTCTTTAATCTCCATGGAAACTGCCGCTACTGTAGACAGCAGGCCTCTCTGGGGAAAAAGCAGGAGAACAAACTCTTCAGAGGCGTAAAGGGCTTTACATATCTGTGGAGAGCGCTAACCGCTCTTACGGATTTCAGTTCCTTAATGCAGGAGTTCTGCAAACCTTTAACCAATTACAACGGATTCCCGCCAGTCGTCAttcaagaaacacacacacaagtctaaAGGCCGTGACAAACGCCTGGTTTGTTGCAGTGACGGTGTGGTAATAGTAGACTACCTTGAAGACATCGTCCGTCTCCTCGGGACTCTGGTTGGCCACGCTCCACTGGACCTGCAGCTGCCACAGCGGTAGACTCTCCTGTCAAAATTGAATAAATGTTACTTTTAACGCTTTGATGCCTTTCATTTAAGCTTGTAAACTTTAACAACTGTGAAAAATtgaaatttaattttaaaagaaACCTAGAACTGCGCAGGGATCATACCAggcttctgggtttgtatccttgcGTTTAATCTCAAACCACAGTGCTCAGGTCAAAGTCAGTGGAAATCAACATCCAGCTGGATCAAGAAAGCCTATTCACTCATTTCCTTCATATATCCACGTCTCCTTCTGCGCTGCCTACTTACCGAAACACTGAAGGGTTTATTACATTtcccaacagtccaggagagttTATCTTGAGACTAAAGACCTGCCTAATGAGCAGCGCAGCGTAATCCTGCTCACACAACTACTTCTCAGGGCCACTTGTgaagcccccctctccccctccaacCAGATATCCTGCTCACTACTGCAAAAGCTCTGAGTCAAAGTGTATTCAAGGTGTAAGGGGGTAACCCAAAGAATAGGAAAGAAATGTGTGGCATACTGTGTTTCTTATTAAACAGTCGCactctgatggggttcctgtagtagcttcgctggCAGCGGCGCCCTGATGTCTGCTTCCTTTAGCACGGCTCATTAACGCCGCTGTGTTTGAAGTATATACACATTACTCACATTCTGCTCGTCCCGGGTCTTTGTTTGTAAAGTAACTCATGACATGCACGTTTCCATATGTAGACGACCATGGTTAAAACTCTGGGACAATGGATAATTCCTGAGCTAGTTTTTACAGCCACCGGACTTCATTTACCGGTCAGATAATATGTGATTCACGTTGAATTAAGATAACAGGTGGCCTCTAATGACAAATAATTACACAAGCTATTTAGCGTCGGGCTTCATCTCGTACGGTTGCTTTAAGTGCGTGAAGCTTTCCTCACATGAGgaaaggggtggggggaggcCATTTGGGGGACTTTATTATAATGAAATAGAGACTAATTGGGTCACTAATATGGGCCACTCATACAGCAGTGCTGCtggcttttctgtgtgtgtatgcaagGGTGCACGTCCTTTTCAAAGTGTCTCCATCCTCCGGGGAAAACCATTATACTTGTTCAGTGGGAGCACAGCAGACGAGGCGTATGAGCTCCGCGTGCGCGGCAGAAAACTGCAAAGCTCTGCGATTGAGGACAAACTATGAAGTCAACCTGCGTGTGATTGGTCGGTGTACCTTGGGATTGACGAGTGCGAGAGCCTCCTGGAATAGCCGGCCCATGTCTCCACTCCCCAACTGCATCAGCGTCTGCAGACTCAGGCTCCACACTGACACCGACTGGCTGTGGCGCTGCGtggctgccatggcaacgctgGCCGCTCTCTCAGCATCTCCCGTGGAGAGCAGCATCTGCAACTTTATTTGACAACCAAAGAGAAAGTCACAGATGGAAATTCCtcccatttccctttttttaattactaTCCTTCAACTTTGATTCTGCAGCTAAATTAATCCGTAGCTAAGCAGATAGTAAACAGTGGACGTCAACAGGAAATGTGTGTCAtgcatgaaagaaaaaagggccAACTAGTTTTAAAACCAAGACGGCTTGTGTTTTTGCACATAGGCCTCCTACAATCACCTTTAAACAAAGCCATTATCTTACCCAGTTCTTGTAATAACCTTCTTTCAGCAGTGAGGAGTCGTGGGCACGCTGCAGCACTCCCAGAAGCCTCTGCTGcctctgtaacacacacacacacacacacacacgtaaacaatCCCCCTCTAACAACTCTGACGCCTGTGACGTTATCTTTTTTCTGTACTTACCTTTTCCCTCAGCTCGTCGACATTGGTCTTTCTCTTCAGCCTTTCCAAGCAGAAGGTCACATAGGACGACCACATGGGCTCTAGGTTGCAGGGCACAGCAACAGCTGCTTAAATACGTGCATCAAGCCAAACAGCGAACACAACGTTGTAAAAAAATACTGTTAATCTAAAGCACATGAATTGGAAAGGAATGTGTCTCTGCATCGTAATTAAAACGCCACTGTATTTTTTACTGCTTTCAATACTTTGGATGACTGTTGTACTGAAACTTCACACAGGTAGTGATTTAGGAAAATAGCCCAAATAagcacgtgtgtgtttgagccCCTACCGGTGTTGAGGCTCTTGACCCCCTCCTCGTAGACCTGGCAGCACCGCTCCTCTCGGCGGTTGATATCCGCGGCTCGGCCCCTGGCGGTCAGCAGCTCCTCCCCGGCCACCGAGGCCTCCAGCTCCCTCTTAGCCATGAAATCCCACGTCAGGCTGTCGGCTGTGTAGTTAGTCTGTAAGCTGCGACACGACACTTGTGTTTAGCAGTGAAGTTGTGTTGgagttaaaaaatgaaatggaggaGCACGCTGGGGCCTCACTCTTGCAGGATGAAGTCCTGGAGTTCTTTGGTGAAGTCGAAGATAGCGGCTACGTTCAGAAGTGAGATGACGAACTCTGCTTCTGttggaccaaaaaaaagaaaggaaagaccATTAGGTACAAAGGTAGTCGGACATTTGGCAGAGTTGGTCTCACGTCAGTTTCATGAATACGACAGAgaagttagcttagcatagcataaaAGTGCAAAACGGCTGTCCAAAAGTTACCCAAAACACTTTAGTATAATCTTGAAAAAGACAGTGTGAAGACAACAGTTTGTGGTTTGACGGGAAACCTGTGACATATTTTCCAAATAAGACTCAAACCATTTCACTTCAATTCTTATCTTCTCCAATGTATCATTATTCTTACTCAATGTACAAATAACTCATACAGATTGATTAAGTTTATGATGAATGAGGAAACTCAATATCGGTTTTCATTAGCAGAACTGGAGatcaacttaaaaaaagaaatacaaccgCCTACCTTTGATTTTCCCCGTAGATTCTCGGTACACAACCTCAGCCAGTTTGCCAGTGAGGATCTCTGCAGAAAACTCATATTCACCCTGTAGGCAATGAAGAGAGGAGTATTCAAGCACTGCATCCAGCCCTTATGTGCACGTACGAATGGACTTTGGAATAGTTTGTTGAATTTGCGCCACTCACCAGGTCCATCTCGGCTTTCTCCAGCTCTTCCTTCTGCTTCCTCAGTTTCTcgcaatgcagcagctccataCGAAAGTACTGACATGGAGGTTGTGGGTGACAAttggaaataaatatttgaaaaacacatgaaTCACCGCTCTTCCAACGACACCTCCCGCCCCTGCACAGGTGACACATGGCTGCTTTTACCTCCAGGTAGACTTTCTTGTCTTCGGGATGGAAGCGCAGAGCCCTCAGAAATAAGTGTCTGGCACTTTCAGAGGAGTTTCTATCCTCCAGCTCACTCTTGGCTGCCAGGATCCACAGGGCTGAGAGAAGAGGGCGAGTGTGCACAACGTCACGGCTCATAACGGTTCATATTCACTTTGTTAGAATGGACTGAAAAGCAGAATCCTGTGTACCTGGTTTGTCGGGGTGTATAGCGAGCAGGGATGAGAACACCTTGCTGATTTGGCCTTTGGTGGACTAATGAGAGACGCCCGGACGGACATTGTTAGAACAAGCGGTGCTTAAAGttgtacttaaaaataaaatggtaaGATAGTTACATACCCATTTCTTACAGAAAGCAACGTGAGAGAGCCAAAGCTGCACGTCGTCCTGTTGAAAGACGGCATGTCAGTCAGGCAGCCAGAACTAACTAAACTATCTATGTCTCATTCTGTTAAAAAGGCAACGTGGAGTCAAAGAAAACGATTTGGATGAGAGCCTCAAAAAGTCCTTATCAGTTGGATTGAGAGCAAATCATCCCAAATACATTGACAATTTCccataaaataaaatggtttgtaCGGTACCTTCCACTTGTTTGTCGCTCTTCTGAAGACGCTGTTTATTCTATGGATGATGGGGAACTCGATCTCCTCTCTTTTGAACTGGTAGTGTATGTGCTGCAAAGCAAAGC
The sequence above is a segment of the Gasterosteus aculeatus chromosome 9, fGasAcu3.hap1.1, whole genome shotgun sequence genome. Coding sequences within it:
- the utp6 gene encoding U3 small nucleolar RNA-associated protein 6 homolog isoform X2, whose product is MAEIVQHRIEERIPELEQLERVGLFTKKEVKSIIKRATALEYKLHRLIVNKDDFIAYIQYEINILELIKKRRAHIHYQFKREEIEFPIIHRINSVFRRATNKWKDDVQLWLSHVAFCKKWSTKGQISKVFSSLLAIHPDKPALWILAAKSELEDRNSSESARHLFLRALRFHPEDKKVYLEYFRMELLHCEKLRKQKEELEKAEMDLGEYEFSAEILTGKLAEVVYRESTGKIKEAEFVISLLNVAAIFDFTKELQDFILQDLQTNYTADSLTWDFMAKRELEASVAGEELLTARGRAADINRREERCCQVYEEGVKSLNTEPMWSSYVTFCLERLKRKTNVDELREKRQQRLLGVLQRAHDSSLLKEGYYKNWLQMLLSTGDAERAASVAMAATQRHSQSVSVWSLSLQTLMQLGSGDMGRLFQEALALVNPKESLPLWQLQVQWSVANQSPEETDDVFKRGLLSTVAAVSMEIKESYLDWSYSTGGYKKARTTFTSLKENRPLSKAFFTRMIEIEKEQETPKMNSLRDYYERALQEFGTSDDDLWLQYIQEELGPLGQPENCGKIHWRAMKFLEGASVESFTYKYTLFQTGHL
- the utp6 gene encoding U3 small nucleolar RNA-associated protein 6 homolog isoform X1, giving the protein MAEIVQHRIEERIPELEQLERVGLFTKKEVKSIIKRATALEYKLHRLIVNKDDFIAYIQYEINILELIKKRRAHIHYQFKREEIEFPIIHRINSVFRRATNKWKDDVQLWLSHVAFCKKWSTKGQISKVFSSLLAIHPDKPALWILAAKSELEDRNSSESARHLFLRALRFHPEDKKVYLEYFRMELLHCEKLRKQKEELEKAEMDLGEYEFSAEILTGKLAEVVYRESTGKIKEAEFVISLLNVAAIFDFTKELQDFILQDLQTNYTADSLTWDFMAKRELEASVAGEELLTARGRAADINRREERCCQVYEEGVKSLNTAVAVPCNLEPMWSSYVTFCLERLKRKTNVDELREKRQQRLLGVLQRAHDSSLLKEGYYKNWLQMLLSTGDAERAASVAMAATQRHSQSVSVWSLSLQTLMQLGSGDMGRLFQEALALVNPKESLPLWQLQVQWSVANQSPEETDDVFKRGLLSTVAAVSMEIKESYLDWSYSTGGYKKARTTFTSLKENRPLSKAFFTRMIEIEKEQETPKMNSLRDYYERALQEFGTSDDDLWLQYIQEELGPLGQPENCGKIHWRAMKFLEGASVESFTYKYTLFQTGHL